From the Eremothecium cymbalariae DBVPG#7215 chromosome 6, complete sequence genome, one window contains:
- a CDS encoding uncharacterized protein (similar to Ashbya gossypii ABL158C): MSLINSHSSTAMECSAFNLHRAFSSSVENVGNMTPSNSSPLHHSTMVTMNKSQNIDGNSSNNNNSSITSSNNNGGSVGSNINSGGGGSGGAASANNVVPAKSANNNHSPLHIATMLNTLSLNSNPPSQHQSAVQGPYLVRLQNVPKDTTLRECHALFALAHGVISIELSSFQQYAERSQTSGQESTNYIVAKFDSLYLACQYAMILDEKSQIFGPSFPFKTYVEVVDELTQQQMPFHTQMQLHQGSPPAPSQVTPYQQPLLSASGVVSPPQSASSVKRPSLLVQRSRFSFTDPFSGDQLNQPSQQPDSITTPLKGHQDTGKSFLLMESDEINDSIWGNGTGIPSSISGLTNSQPPTPHLEWGTTGRRQSSSFYPSQPNTEIPPIHLTGQVQSSSQLATGLQQPLPQPQPQRQSLSYNLVTPLSSDMNLSTQAVQGGVLPHQPPTQQQQQQQQQQQQQQQQQQQQQQQQQQQQQQQQPQSQQHQQQQQQQQQQSSQQSVVSQPQSQSTTSSQQKLVNRNSMSKTLQGNGPRNAAAALQNTNGISQVDLSLLAKVPPPANPADQNPPCNTLYVGNLPPDATEQELRQLFSSQKGFRRLSFRNKNNNGNGHGPMCFVEFEDVAHATRALAELYGSQLSRTNGSHNSKGGIRLSFSKNPLGVRGPNSRRGGNVNSNGGTGTTNYSYAAAFSKS, translated from the coding sequence ATGTCGCTGATAAACAGTCATTCTTCCACTGCCATGGAATGCTCAGCGTTTAATTTGCACCGAGCGTTCAGTTCCAGTGTTGAAAATGTGGGTAATATGACTCCTAGCAACTCTTCGCCGCTGCACCATTCCACGATGGTTACCATGAACAAGTCCCAGAATATTGACGGTAatagcagcaacaacaacaatagtAGTATTACtagtagtaataataacgGTGGTAGTGTTGGTAGCAACATCAACAGTGGCGGCGGTGGTAGTGGTGGAGCTGCTAGTGCCAATAATGTTGTTCCGGCAAAGAGTGCTAACAATAATCATTCGCCTCTTCACATTGCAACGATGTTAAACACCTTGTCGCTCAATTCGAATCCGCCTTCTCAACACCAGTCCGCTGTCCAGGGTCCTTATTTGGTACGTCTACAGAATGTACCTAAAGATACGACTTTGCGGGAATGCCACGCTTTGTTTGCCTTGGCGCATGGTGTCATTTCTATAGAGTTATCGAGCTTTCAGCAGTACGCAGAGAGATCGCAGACCTCCGGTCAGGAATCTACCAATTATATTGTCGCTAAGTTTGATTCATTATATTTGGCATGTCAATATGCGATGATACTAGATGAGAAATCTCAGATATTTGGTCCAAGTTTCCCATTTAAGACTTACGTggaagttgttgatgagTTAACCCAGCAACAGATGCCTTTCCATACGCAGATGCAATTGCATCAGGGTTCGCCACCTGCGCCGTCTCAAGTCACCCCATATCAGCAGCCTTTGTTGTCGGCCTCAGGAGTGGTGAGTCCACCGCAGTCTGCTTCCAGCGTCAAGAGGCCAAGCTTATTGGTCCAGCGTTCTAGGTTTTCATTTACAGATCCGTTTTCTGGTGACCAGTTGAACCAACCTTCTCAGCAACCGGATAGCATCACTACTCCACTGAAAGGTCATCAGGATACCGGCAAGTCATTTTTGCTAATGGAAAGCGACGAGATTAATGACAGCATATGGGGTAATGGAACTGGTATTCCTTCCAGCATTAGCGGGTTAACAAATTCGCAGCCACCAACGCCACATCTGGAATGGGGGACCACTGGAAGACGCCAAAGCTCCAGTTTTTACCCGTCTCAACCCAACACAGAGATACCACCTATACATTTAACAGGTCAAGTGCAATCGTCATCTCAATTAGCAACTGGTTTGCAACAACCGCTACCACAACCACAACCACAGCGCCAGTCTTTGTCATATAATTTGGTAACGCCACTATCGTCTGATATGAATTTGTCAACTCAAGCAGTACAAGGAGGCGTTCTACCGCATCAACCTCCAAcacagcagcaacaacaacaacagcagcagcagcagcagcagcagcagcaacaacaacagcaacaacaacaacaacaacaacagcagcagcagcagcagccacaATCACAAcagcatcagcagcagcagcaacagcagcaacagcagtcATCTCAGCAATCTGTAGTATCGCAACCTCAGTCTCAATCAACTACTTCCAGCCAACAAAAGCTGGTTAACAGAAATAGCATGTCGAAGACTTTACAAGGAAACGGCCCTAGGaatgctgctgctgctttaCAGAATACTAATGGTATATCCCAAGTTGATTTGTCATTATTGGCTAAAGTTCCGCCTCCTGCGAATCCTGCAGACCAAAATCCACCTTGTAATACTCTCTACGTTGGAAACTTACCTCCTGACGCAACTGAACAAGAACTACGCCAGTTGTTTTCAAGCCAAAAAGGCTTTAGAAGGCTATCATTTAGgaataaaaacaacaacggGAATGGACATGGTCCAAtgtgttttgttgaattcGAAGATGTCGCACATGCTACTAGGGCGTTGGCCGAATTATATGGTAGTCAGTTATCCCGTACCAACGGTTCTCACAACAGCAAGGGCGGTATCAGATTGAGTTTCTCAAAAAATCCATTGGGTGTCAGAGGTCCTAACAGCAGGCGCGGTGGGAACGTCAATAGCAATGGTGGCACGGGGACAACGAATTATTCCTATGCAGCTGCTTTCAGCAAATCTTGA
- the SHS1 gene encoding septin SHS1 (similar to Ashbya gossypii ABL159W): MDAVEFSNNPPAALFRRKKEQKRGVTYTVLLVGPSGTGKTTFANNLLESTIFPHRYQTERVYEENAVVKVVNPTKVVTFTSKSGIPSYMSAFDAAGAHLEPGITITSTSVEVCNDRASDDPRDRMCLNLIDTHGIGENLDNELCFDEVVAYLEQQFDLVLAEETRIKRNPRFEDGRVHAAIYFIEPTGHGLRELDIEMMKKLSRYTNVLPIISRADSFTTEELVNFKRAIMDDIEYFNVPIYKFELDEDEEDEDAIAEVRDLAELQPFAVVCSDIKGPNGKYMRSYPWGDIMIDDENISDLRALKSVLFGTHLQEFKDTTHNLLYENYRAEKLSSISEWDTTRSSSSRNNTSDERYSATPSLSNFASLVTTGNCKSQQSFSTLPNSDIPAPSTPNIDTDGTSREADSPIRRLSVTIRRDNEEIIRNIKNSPSATDSGSQNRSKLRNISETLPYVLRHERIIAKQQKLEELETQSARELQRRIQELEKKAMELKLKEKLLKQQRINGSNTTINSAVTATTSASTEAVASTIVAATTDAPISAVTNETPAGDSSVVPPSSHAGASAESDSFATASNSGGYVAAYMK, translated from the coding sequence ATGGATGCGGTAGAGTTTTCGAATAATCCACCGGCAGCATTGTTTCGTAGGAAGAAGGAGCAGAAACGTGGTGTTACATATACGGTTTTATTAGTTGGTCCTAGTGGGACGGGTAAGACTACGTTTGCGAATAATTTGTTGGAGTCGACAATTTTCCCACATCGGTACCAAACTGAGAGGGTTTATGAGGAAAATGCGGTGGTGAAGGTTGTTAATCCGACCAAGGTTGTGACGTTTACTTCCAAGAGCGGTATTCCTTCTTATATGTCAGCTTTTGATGCTGCAGGGGCGCATTTGGAGCCGGGAATCACGATTACATCGACATCTGTGGAGGTGTGCAATGATAGGGCTTCAGATGACCCTCGGGACAGAATGTGtttaaatttaattgaCACCCATGGGATAGGTGAGAATTTGGACAATGAGCTCTGCTTTGATGAGGTTGTTGCGTATTTAGAGCAGCAATTTGATTTAGTACTTGCGGAGGAAACGCGGATTAAGAGGAATCCGAGATTTGAGGATGGGCGTGTTCATGCTGCCATTTATTTCATCGAACCTACTGGTCATGGTTTGCGCGAATTAGATATtgagatgatgaagaaattatcTCGTTACACAAATGTTTTACCTATTATTTCGCGTGCTGATTCTTTTACGACCGAGGAATTGGTGAATTTTAAAAGGGCTATTATGGATGACAtagaatatttcaatgTTCCCATCTATAAGTTCGAGCtggatgaggatgaagaagatgaggatgctATTGCCGAAGTACGCGATCTAGCTGAGTTGCAGCCGTTTGCAGTAGTTTGTTCCGATATAAAAGGTCCAAACGGAAAGTACATGAGATCTTATCCTTGGGGCGATATTATGAtcgatgatgaaaatatctCCGATTTACGTGCCTTGAAGAGCGTTCTATTTGGAACCCATTTgcaagaattcaaagatACCACTCATAATTTGTTGTATGAGAATTATCGTGCGGAGAAGCTATCCTCTATATCAGAATGGGATACAACTAGGTCATCCAGTAGTAGGAATAATACTAGTGATGAGAGATATTCTGCAACACCTTCATTAAGTAACTTTGCGTCACTGGTTACTACTGGTAACTGTAAATCTCAGCAATCATTTAGCACCTTACCAAATTCGGATATTCCTGCGCCAAGTACTCCAAACATTGATACTGATGGGACTTCCAGGGAGGCAGACTCGCCAATTAGAAGACTTTCTGTCACAATCAGACGGGACAATGAGGAAATCATTAGAAACATCAAAAACTCTCCCTCCGCAACTGATAGTGGATCTCAAAATAGGTCTAAACTAAGAAATATTTCAGAGACCCTACCATATGTATTGAGACATGAACGCATTATCGCAAAGCAAcaaaagttggaagaattagaaACACAATCTGCCAGGGAACTGCAGAGGCGTATTCAAGAATTAGAAAAGAAAGCTATGGAATTGAAACTGaaggaaaagttgttgaaacaaCAGAGGATCAATGGATCGAATACCACGATAAACTCTGCTGTCACAGCAACCACTAGTGCTTCTACTGAGGCTGTTGCTTCGACTATAGTAGCTGCAACTACTGATGCTCCTATTTCTGCAGTCACAAATGAAACACCTGCTGGTGATAGCTCTGTAGTGCCTCCATCCAGTCATGCTGGTGCGTCTGCCGAATCAGATTCCTTTGCTACTGCCAGCAATTCCGGCGGCTATGTTGCAGCTTATATGAAATAA